From a region of the uncultured Draconibacterium sp. genome:
- a CDS encoding endonuclease/exonuclease/phosphatase family protein, which produces MTKLVFSILTLVLTYTVLTAQNSSDEEITVRVLTFNILHGATTKGDFDLDKIASVIQNTNPDLVALQEVDFKTNRAKKYDLVTELGWRTKMAPIFGIAMPYDGGGYGEGILTKMPILSSKNIPLPHSTNNEPRAALQVSVQLESGDTISFIGTHLEHQETSTDRIAQVKTINEVFASCKYPTILAGDLNATPNSEPISILKKYWTASDKKGALTYPSNDPEIKIDYIFFRPADRWQVVETKVICDEIASDHCAVLSVLKLAK; this is translated from the coding sequence ATGACTAAACTGGTATTTTCTATACTTACTCTAGTTTTAACATACACTGTACTTACTGCACAAAATTCTTCCGATGAAGAAATAACGGTTCGCGTTTTAACCTTCAATATTTTGCATGGTGCAACTACCAAAGGCGATTTTGATTTGGATAAGATCGCATCGGTAATCCAGAACACAAATCCCGACCTGGTTGCCTTACAGGAAGTTGACTTTAAAACCAACCGCGCAAAAAAATACGACCTGGTTACCGAGCTGGGCTGGCGAACTAAAATGGCGCCGATATTTGGTATTGCCATGCCATACGATGGTGGAGGATACGGAGAAGGAATATTGACAAAGATGCCCATCCTGTCGAGCAAAAATATACCGCTACCCCATTCAACCAACAATGAACCGCGGGCAGCACTTCAGGTATCGGTGCAATTGGAATCGGGAGATACAATCAGTTTTATAGGGACTCATTTGGAGCATCAGGAGACCAGCACAGACAGAATCGCCCAGGTAAAAACGATCAATGAAGTTTTTGCCTCGTGCAAATACCCCACAATTTTAGCCGGCGATTTAAATGCAACACCGAATAGTGAGCCAATCTCAATTCTAAAAAAATACTGGACTGCGAGCGACAAAAAAGGCGCCTTAACTTATCCATCCAATGATCCTGAAATAAAGATTGATTACATATTTTTCAGGCCCGCCGATAGATGGCAAGTAGTGGAAACGAAAGTTATTTGCGATGAAATTGCATCCGACCACTGTGCCGTTTTATCCGTGTTAAAATTGGCAAAATAA